One genomic region from Eptesicus fuscus isolate TK198812 chromosome 4, DD_ASM_mEF_20220401, whole genome shotgun sequence encodes:
- the LRRC14B gene encoding leucine-rich repeat-containing protein 14B, whose product MKSLRFASAEALASHPQVALQSLDSVAHNLYPLLFKASYLLERAEVIRALLQRWPLEEFRLGALLGPSTDHAGDLRDRACRACLEACLRGLADHVLQGRGQRRLQLADLTGVRDVQVQQCPCGRALGRWGRTELLARTCCELQADPRAAQRSVKVLADIFVTDGNFQLVVQALGPATPAPLRLRCLSFRADSLDPGQLLQVLCLAGPGELRRLQVVHNVRLHAGHVQQLLAQLHFPQLVSLTLPAKAFDPPPACAPTTEGEDPLLPSIAWELSQMTQLTELSVAFSTLTGNIQKLLGPLRTPLRALDLANCSLNHADMAFLADCTHAAHLEVLDLSGHSLVHLFPSTFFRLLGRAAQTLRVLTLEECSIEDRHLSTLILALSPCQQLQELRFLGNPLSASALRRLFLALCELPKLRWVEFPVPKDCYPEGAAYPQDELAMSKFDQQKYDLIAEDLRGVLLRAGRDDIQVSTPVFGSFDPDIQETSNELGVFLLQAFKTALENFSKALKQME is encoded by the exons ATGAAGTCACTGCGCTTTGCTTCTGCGGAGGCCCTGGCGTCCCACCCCCAGGTGGCCCTGCAGAGCCTGGACAGCGTGGCCCACAACCTCTACCCACTCCTCTTCAAAGCCAGCTACTTGCTGGAGCGGGCGGAGGTGATCCGAGCTCTGCTGCAGCGGTGGCCACTGGAGGAGTTCCGGCTGGGCGCGCTGCTGGGGCCCAGCACAGACCACGCAGGCGACCTACGAGACCGGGCCTGCCGGGCCTGCCTGGAGGCCTGCCTGAGGGGCCTGGCGGACCACGTGCTCCAGGGCAGGGGCCAGCGGCGGCTGCAGTTGGCTGACCTCACGGGAGTCCGAGATGTGCAGGTGCAGCAGTGCCCCTGCGGGCGGGCGCTGGGCCGGTGGGGCCGCACAgagctgctggccaggacctGCTGCGAGCTGCAGGCGGACCCCCGTGCCGCCCAGCGTTCTGTCAAGGTCCTGGCTGATATCTTCGTCACCGATGGAAACTTCCAGTTGGTGGTGCAGGCCCTGGGGCCGGCAACTCCCGCCCCACTGCGCCTGCGCTGCCTCTCCTTCCGGGCGGACAGCCTGGACCCCGGCCAGCTCCTGCAGGTGCTGTGCCTGGCGGGGCCTGGCGAGCTGCGCAGGCTGCAGGTGGTGCACAACGTGCGGCTGCACGCGGGCCAcgtgcagcagctgctggcccagctGCACTTCCCCCAGCTGGTCTCACTCACCCTGCCTGCCAAGGCCTTTGACCCGCCCCCTGCCTGCGCCCCAACTACCGAGGGTgaggaccccctcctcccctccatcgCCTGGGAGCTCAGCCAGATGACCCAGCTCACCGAGCTGAGTGTGGCTTTCTCCACACTGACCGGGAACATCCAGAAACTGCTCGG CCCCCTAAGGACCCCGCTGAGAGCTCTGGACCTGGCCAACTGCTCCCTGAACCACGCGGACATGGCCTTCTTGGCGGACTGCACCCATGCCGCCCACCTGGAGGTGCTGGATCTCAGCGGGCACAGCCTGGTCCACCTTTTCCCTTCGACCTTCTTCAGGCTGCTGGGCCGGGCCGCGCAGACGCTGAGGGTCCTCACCCTGGAGGAGTGCAGCATCGAGGACCGCCACCTGAGCACCCTGATCCTGGCCCTGAGCCCCTGCCAGCAGCTCCAGGAGCTCCGCTTCCTGGGGAACCCGCTGTCGGCCTCCGCCCTCAGGCGCCTCTTCCTGGCTCTCTGCGAGCTCCCCAAGCTGCGGTGGGTGGAGTTCCCGGTGCCCAAGGACTGCTACCCTGAGGGGGCCGCCTACCCCCAGGACGAGCTGGCCATGTCCAAATTCGACCAGCAGAAATACGACCTGATTGCCGAGGACCTGCGTGGCGTGCTGCTGCGGGCCGGCCGGGACGACATCCAGGTCTCCACGCCAGTCTTCGGGAGTTTCGACCCAGATATTCAAGAAACAAGCAACGAACTTGGTGTTTTCTTGCTGCAAGCTTTCAAAACGGCCCTAGAAAACTTTTCCAAGGCTCTGAAACAAATGGAGTAG